The DNA sequence GTCTCCCCTGGAGAGGTTGAGAGGAAGCAGAGTATCAGAAGTATTTTTACTGTCATCTCCGCCTCGCTCCATCTCTCTGGAAGCAGGTGAGGCCCTGAGCAcagaaacaagtaaaaatactactattttgctttttaacctatttacattttctctatgtatttaaaatagtttatattacaaatacataaattataatagaaactatttaaaataaataatacagaatatatatatgaatataattaatttctgaattgtgaaaatatttaaaaattattaatgctgatttgtataatttttattatgtattacatAATACAATTATGAACATATCAGAATAATTAGTTATTTGTGAATATTCTgacctggagaattttttatgtcatttttatttcaatacttCAATACCAATTCATCAAGTCATTTGTAAAATTATCGTTATGTcttatgaataaattacaaacaacgaaattgtaaaattaagaaataatttaataaaataaatatataactttatattttttatttaatttgtcaagatatatacaaatttgtacattataattatattattaacttataatatacacataaaatgtgTAATCAAATAACTATTGACCTCATGGAggttatatattgtaaaattaatgatttaataaaataataaaattgcataaaatctAACCTCAATGAgattatattgcatatttctaatttaaaaatttaatgtaatagtCCTGACCTTTCTGGCAGAGTCCTGACCGCTTGTGCTGGTGTggccccgcccctctcttctgattggctagcTGGTGCTCCACCCCTCTCATCTGGTGTCAGCTGGTAATTATGGGAAGGGTCCGGTCTGTTAGGTGACGCGGCAGCGGAGCATCCCATCACGGACTCTCCTTCAGGTTCACGACAGCGCGTGACGGATCATACGCGAGGATACGCGTCCATCACAGAGTACGGCTCCGGAGCCGGGATCCTGCAGCAGTACCTCAGACACTCCTCCGTCCACGGGAACAGCATCTGAGGACACAGCCCGACGACGTACGGCTGATAGTGAGGGTACAGCGGGAGAAAGCCTCCCGGAGCAGCGAGGGAGTGATAGAGGAAGCCCTCGGCTCTCTCTGCAGGAGCACCTGGGTCTGGAGCGCGGCCGGGGCCTCCAGAGGAGCCCGGGGAACCGAGGACGGACCACCTCGGGCTTGCACACGGGAGGTGAGGTCTCCTGGCAGACGTCTGGAGACGGGGCCGGGTCGCCGGGGTCCTCCGGAGCCGAGCCGGAGCTGACGGAGACGGAGACGTGGCACAGGTTGTACTTCATGTGGTTGAACAGGTGGGACTTCTGGTTGCAGGTGAAGGGACACTGGAAGCACTGGTATCTGAAGGGCTTGCCCGGCGGGCGAGAGGCGTGGTGAGGCTTCTTCGGTTTGCGCTCTTTTTCAGGGATGTCCATCGCGCTGGAGAAAGCACCGGAGACACGCTGGATAATCCTACGATTGTAGAGAAGGATGATGGTTGACTCCTCAGTTATATCTCCTGTACAGAGAAGAAGGAGACTTTAAACACCGGTCACAGTTCAACcgaaaatgaaaagtctgtcattGACTATtaaccctcatgtcattccaaacctataagaCCTTCTTTCAATCATCAAAAATATACAGCAAAAACTCTAAAAACTGGTACAGTAAAAAgcagtaaattcctgtaaaatttacaggaaaaaattaCATCCCCAGAAATTCTTGccttgcatttcaaatttataAGCACTGTTTTAACATCTCTTTTAATCATAACAGATGCGTCTGAATCtctatttactgtaaataaacaaaggTAAATCACCTTTGCTCACTGGTTTAATTGTGCAAAGTACATCCAAAAATATTAAccgttttttaaagaagtctcttctgctcaccaaaatGCAGTTAAATTGTGAaagttatcatttaaaatatcttttcaaACGCAATGTATTTCTGAGATCAAAGCTGTCACgtgatacttcagaaataataagaatataCTGTTCAAGAAATATTTACTGGGCTaccatcaatgttgaaaacagtttttaggatttttaaaaatgattagtattgcatattttgtaaaatagaaATCTCACGCAACTCTCTACCAGTCTTACTCTCACTTTTGATCCGTTCATACGAGCACAAATCATTTAATCTACAAAACACCGGAGCAGGATCATCCCTGATGTGCTTTTCCTTCAGCGGCTCGTTTGAATAACAGCTCCGTCTCTAAAGTTGAGTCTGTCGTTTGAATAAACGCTTAAATCGGTCGTGAATCTCTCTCTGAGGTGAAGAGTCTGAATCAGATGTGGACAGATTTGCATGCAGTCGTCTTATCTCGTGTTCCTCGTTCAGAGCACGCTTTAGTTCTGGTCCTGGGTTCTTCAGAAACGTTTGTCGTGATAAACGTTGGCtgatttacacacacatcatcacgtGGGAGTTAGGGACAGGCTGCTGTCAAATCGGATATATGTGTCTCCGTTAAAGTTCTCACAAAATggtatagaaataaaaacaacagcaaatatAAAACCGGCGTGCGTATGACACGCTTTCGCCTCAGCGCGCTGCGTGTCATATACACGTCTGTTTCTTAGtcgctgtatttttgatttgtttttgtgcaaatagcctttatttatgtattataaacGGTCTGAAACGACGTTTCATATTACaagtttatatttcagttaCGTTGTTTAAAAACGCTTTTTTTACTTGCTTATTTACTTGATTGTTTATGAAACTTAATAGCAATTTCtacaatttcttatttttctgttatttagtTTGATCTTAAAGAAGCGTTTGTTGGATCGATTCTTACCTTTATCTCCGGGACAGGTGTCTGGGTCAGGTGAGGCTCAGCTCTCAACTCCTCTGAGGAGCTCACCTGACCGGCTCTACCTGTCTGCTGAGGTCACGTGTGAAGGACACGACGGCGTTCACGCGCTCGAATGTGAGGTCGTAAGAGGTCGTCTGAAGCTGAGAAGTGAAGAGTGCACGCGCACAGGCCTCCATCGCTGAAGAGAGAAAGGTTAGGACTCGATCGCGTTTTAGTGGAAATCAACAGAggtggtgtgtgtctgtgtgatgaCAGGCTGGAATGATCAGAATGCGACTggtcgagtgtgtgtgtgtgtgtgtgtgtgtgtaaacaggaGCAGTTGAGGACAGATGCAGGCAGGTCTGCACAGGTgagagtttaaaaataaataaatatgactcaaaaaaatgattcattctttctctcatttctcCTTGATCTTGTTGTATAAGTTGCACCTATGAACTAAATCTAATTTGCATGCTAATGTGTTTATAGGGCATCATATTGTGAAAAATGAGTATAATAATGGGAATAATAATTGACAAgaactttataataatatataatatttaatacaacatcgaaatataatttatttccctATTTACTTCCTAGTCCCCAAAATGCTAAATAACCGTGCTTTAAGTCAAAAATCAAACGTTCCAGAGATGTTTTAAGACCGTGGAGATCCTGAGCACCCCTTAGTGTGCTCTTTACATCCAGACCTAAAACTACACGAAGAGATGAGCTTTCCACTGATTCATGGGGTTGTTAGGACAATACTTGGCTGGGAGACAACTATCTGTAAGATCTGGAAACAGAAACGTCTTCATACGTCCTCGTCTGGCACTCATGAAGTAATCAAAAGCCATGTGGGCTTCATCAAATACAAGAATACTGGAATAAAAATACAGAGTTAACTTAGCTCTGATGGTCACTGCTGTATGGATGATCACGTCAAAATCAAAAGTATATACTTtacttttaagtatactttAAGTCATACTTAAATCCAGGAAAGTCCTGCAGTATGTTTGTTCCAGTCTTGAACTCAGCGGCTGATTTCACCAGAGGAGGAACCGAGTCATTCCTTTcaagacacaaacaaatattaagTCCTCAAAGAGTTAAAGTGAATGACATAATTAAGAGACTGAGCGTGAACGCTTCCTGTTAACCATCGACATCACGGAAGAACCACCAAAACTGTGGTCAGCGTTTGCTCTAGTTGCTTCTAAGCTTGAAACAGGAAATGTTTGTGCAGTGCTAAAGCAGATCTTAAAGTGGCAGATTATCATATGCTTTCTGTCCGAAAGGGCCGAGTGAGCGACGGTCCAAACCAGCATCGCAGTCCTAACAGACCAGTAGCAGTAGAGGCAATCCAGGAGACCAGTAATCAGAGAAACAGGCCGAAAGAACCGGAGAGAACGGGGTGCCTTTGAACACATGGAGGGcttcaaacaggaagtggaagCATGGCTCATACTCAGGCGAGGGCTTCCTCTGCCGGCTGGATGTTACGTTAAGTACATTTCTGGGACGTGCATAAAGACTATTTTTGAGAAGTGCATAAAAAGCAGACTAAAAGTATACTTTCCTGGATTAGTTTTAAAGAAGTATACTAATAGTAAACTTCTTGTGTGCAATAATCTCTAACTTAAACATTAACTAACCGTCACAATTATCGTGATTCttcagcatatgctgtttttttttcagaagaaacATCCAGCAAGATGTCTGGCTACACAATCCAGTTTTCCAAAcatactgaataaatatattacagtgattttagttttatttgagcGATGTTGTTCTCTTGATGAGGAGGGACAGCAATGTTTCCATTGATGAGCTTTAAACAAACCGTGTTAACCGCATAAAGTCAGTAAAGATAAAGTGCAGTCGCTCTATTTCTGTTGATCTGATGACCTTCACGAGCTGTGGGATGAACTCATACTTCTATACATATACTAAAGTTTATTATCAAAGACCCATGACGAGTTACTCTGGGCAGATTTCTATGTTAAAGAAACAGGAAGATGAGATGTGCATGTGCTTGTGTATGAAAATATCCACTAGTTCTTCACAGAACATGATCATTAGTTACTTGTTAGTGAGCTTATATATAGAGGAGGGGGCTTTCTCACTCTTCTCgagcttctgattggctgaacaTCGGTGTATTAACACATCATTAACATGTATAAGATGTGTGGCCTATTTTCTCAGAAGACTGTGTTGaaagatgtttgtgttttatgactGTAAGTGTTGATCAATGCTGTATTATAGATGTATTTTCTGCTGATGTCGGTCAGAATGGCTCCTCGTCTTCCTCTGATCTTTCTGCTCATGATTCACGGTGAGTCTCTGTTATCTTCACTTTACaaacatctttatttaataCCTCACAAAGAGCGGCCGATGAGACTTTCTTGTCCTGTACTCACATATCTGAAAACAGGAAGTTTGGCGAGACACGTCAAAAGACTCGAGCCTTTTATAAATGTTCaatatagttttgtttgttaatcAGTGTCAGGAGATTCAGGACGAACTTGTTGTTCAAAGCATCTGATTAGAAACAAAAGTTGATTGTGAGCTTTATTACTTTTTGGTAATAATTATTGTGTCGAATGAATTTATAACATATAGATTCAGAGTTCAGAGATGTTAGATGAAGTAAACACACCTCGtctttaataaaatctaatgGTATTTTCTTAGTCTTTATCTGCATTATTTGAAAATTGTTCACGGCTGTTTTTTCATCACTCTTTTCTCTCCTTTGTCACTGTTCTTTCACTTCTGCTTTCCTGCATCACAAGCTGAAGATGAACTTCACATCATTTCTTTCAATAGATTCATGAAAAATTAGCTCACATTTCCTGTAAAGAGCTTCCATCTAAGAGTATTATCATGTTATCATGGTCTGTTGTAActgataaaacaacattttcatccTGATGAATCCTGTGTTTCAGGTGTATCTAGTGCTGGTTTGTCTGTGAGATACAGTCCTTCACACATCTGTGCTCTAAAACACTCATCAGTGATAATGAGATGCACTTATACATACCCTCCTGAACATCAGATCAAGAAAGTGTTCTGGACCAAAAACCCTGTAAAGGATGAAGAACCTCCAGATCTGTCTGAGGACCCTGAATACAGTCAGAGGCTTCAGTATCTGGGAGATAAACAGAAGAACTGCACCATGAGACTgagtcatgtgacacagaaagaTGAACACAAGTACTATTTCAGATTCATCACTGATAAGGATAAATGGACTGGTGAACCAGGAGTGACTCTTACTGTGACAGGTGACTCTGATGAGGTTTCTTTCTTCttgaataataatcagtgtatgatataatgtgtgtgttgtgttcagaTCTTCAGGTGGAGTCTcctgagagagtgacagaggaGATTCAGTCCGTCTGACATGTAAAGCAGCTGCGCTCTGACTGACAGAGCAACATTCATCTGGTACAGAAACTCACAGCCATTAActgagagaagagacagaaacaatataCTCCTGCTGCAGTCAGTCAGAAGAGAGGATGCAGGCAGATATAGCTGTGCTCTACAGGAACACACTTACATCTCTCCTGAGGTTCATCTCAATGTCGTGTGTGAGTACAGattctaaaatgtgttttttaatttgtttgtttttatgtctgttcatattcataactatactctttattttttctctgtttcagaCCCACCCAGGAACGTCTCAGTGTTCATGAATGGATCTGGTGAAATagtggagggagattcagtgactctgatctgcagcagtgattcaaacccacctgcTCTGAACTTCTTCTGGTTTAAGGAGAATCAAAGCTCATCTGTTGGATCTGGACAGAGTTTCAGTGCACTACAGAGTGGACGCTTCTACTGTGAGGCTCACAATCAACACGGATCTCAGAGATCAGACGCTGTTTCTGTCACAGGTGAAGCTTTTATTAACACACTCCTGTATCTTCACATCATTCATCAGTTTGTTAAtcaccatcatcttcatctttcaGTTCATCCTGGTGCCGGTAAGAATGTGATTGTGATCACAGCAGCATCTGGAGGAGGattattcatcatcatcatcatcgtcatcatcatcctGTTTATAATGTGAGTTCAGTAAAAAACAACTGATTCACGACAAACAGTTCAATTTTCTCCTGAGAGTAGTAGAAATAGctaatatttgattattaataatcctcaaaaacagaattcatattttctctctttacatttgattttaacagaaaaaagcGAAGAAGAGTTAAAACCGAAGATCCATAGCAAGCAGGTAAATCGTTCAGACcactttacagaaaatgtatacaaacaatatattcaaactgacaataaaaaagaaatagaaatatgtattaatagcaattaaaatagaaagcagctGATTAAGCTATATAAACAACATCAATGTTCACATAGTTGGTTATGAACAAGCCTTTTCTTAAAATTATGCTGAAATGCTTTACCTTCTCTAATTAATTGTGGCACTAATGTGATGCTCCGATAAAAACAGTGTTCTTTATCTTCAGCTGCACATCTAGTTACTAGTGATGACCAGAAGAAGACTCATGAAGCTTTTCAGCCGAGAGATTCATTCAAAGGATCGTTTCTAGAGGCTTCATTTGCTCTTAATACCACCTGTTGACCAAAGAGAGTAAAACAAGCAGAAATATTACAGACAGAGAAGTCCAGGGGTCAGAAATTAAAAGCCCTGCCATACGTTTATTCCAGCcatgaactcagcagctgatttttattaattttgtttgatttattggTTTAAATTGTCACCATCATGAAGATCAGCGTTtgctttagttgggctcttgacccTTGACCCCTGTGTTAGATCTCTCTTTGTATCtcagaaataatattaataatcttCTGGgtgtttatatgaaatatacttTAATCACAAGACTCAAGATATTTTTAGATGTCAGGGATTTGTTGTGTCTAACATCGGTTTGGCTTTGTTTCACAGAACTAATCGTTGGTTGGGTTGGCTACGCATGAGTAGGGCCATAGACTGAACTTTTTTGAGACTCGTTTGAGACTTGCTTCCTCTTTTGGTGaaatcagctgctgagttcatgGCTGGAATAAACATATGACAGGACTTTTACTTTCTGACCCCTGGATTTTCTCTAAAAGAGATGAACGGACGATCAGCTGTGACCGAGTTCTGGatgctgttcatttttttctgattcCTGAACTCATAATGTGTCCTTCTCTCTGTAGATCTCTGATCCCAGTGAAGACACGTATATGGCTCTTGAGCTCAAGtccatgacctctgacctgtacGACACACTCACAGTAAGTGAGACCTCTATTTTCTCGTCCAAATGCTCCCATTTGCAGTCTTGGCCACTTGAGAGCGTGTGACAGGAAAGGTCTTAAAAATGGCAGGAGTACTCTTAACTAAACCCGTCTTAAACACTGCTCCAGAGCGCTATCCCAGGCTTAGTGTATCCCATCATGTGTCAGAATAGACTGATCATCATCAGACGATCACATGaccgatctctctctctcttcacgcAGACCGTTCACCCCAGACCTCCTAAAGACTCTTGATCTGCAGCGAGCGGCGGAGCACAAAGCAACGGATCCTTCGATTCTCGattgttaaaaatgctttattgtttCAACATCGAAGGCAAAGAGTAAAAGTCCTTGCAATATTTTGGTTTCAGCCATGAACTCAGCGGCTGATTTCACCGGAGGAGGAACCGATTCCTTTCAAACGAGTCTTGAGTCAAATCCCAAGTCCTCAAAGAGTTCAAGACATAACTAAGAGTGTTTGTCAGGATAATTCCCGAGAGCTGCTGGATAAATGGAGGCAGAGGTTTGAGGAGCGAGGTGTTTCTGTGCTGATCTCGGGCCACAGCTCACCCAGCCccgtggaggtgtgtgtgtgtgtgtgtgtgtgtgtgtgtgtgtgtgtgtgtgtgtgtgttcctgtctTCATCAGCTCACGCGACgttaaacagacacacacactctgtccaTGCGCTTCAGGAATCAAAAGAAGTGTCTTATCAGTGTTTGGCTTCTGTC is a window from the Puntigrus tetrazona isolate hp1 chromosome 1, ASM1883169v1, whole genome shotgun sequence genome containing:
- the LOC122349292 gene encoding LOW QUALITY PROTEIN: sialoadhesin-like (The sequence of the model RefSeq protein was modified relative to this genomic sequence to represent the inferred CDS: inserted 2 bases in 2 codons) — translated: MYFLLMSVRMAPRLPLIFLLMIHGVSSAGLSVRYSPSHICALKHSSVIMRCTYTYPPEHQIKKVFWTKNPVKDEEPPDLSEDPEYSQRLQYLGDKQKNCTMRLSHVTQKDEHKYYFRFITDKDKWTGEPGVTLTVTDLQVESPERVTXGDSVRLTCXSSCALTDRATFIWYRNSQPLTERRDRNNILLLQSVRREDAGRYSCALQEHTYISPEVHLNVVYPPRNVSVFMNGSGEIVEGDSVTLICSSDSNPPALNFFWFKENQSSSVGSGQSFSALQSGRFYCEAHNQHGSQRSDAVSVTVHPGAGKNVIVITAASGGGLFIIIIIVIIILFIM